One window of Methanomassiliicoccales archaeon genomic DNA carries:
- a CDS encoding Lrp/AsnC family transcriptional regulator — MDEIDLNILKMLKQDSRISLGKIAEKLGISKATVSRRISKMEDDDLISGYTLITNSTKLGLMRAIIGVEVAGSSLTEVIEELKKFDEIQNIFKVFGDHSLICEVYTKSVDSLYDLIQSRILKVASIQNVEVDILIEKISLNPDAELDMLSKVTSSI, encoded by the coding sequence ATGGACGAAATCGACCTTAATATCCTAAAGATGCTGAAACAGGATTCCAGGATCAGCCTGGGAAAGATCGCTGAGAAGCTGGGGATATCGAAGGCTACAGTCTCCCGCCGCATCTCGAAAATGGAGGACGATGACCTCATATCCGGATATACTCTCATCACCAATTCCACCAAGCTGGGGCTGATGAGGGCCATCATCGGGGTCGAGGTGGCCGGATCTTCGCTCACCGAAGTTATCGAGGAACTTAAGAAATTCGACGAGATCCAGAACATATTCAAGGTCTTCGGGGACCACAGCCTTATCTGCGAGGTCTACACCAAGAGCGTTGACTCCCTCTATGATCTCATACAGAGCCGCATCCTAAAGGTGGCGAGCATCCAGAACGTCGAGGTGGACATACTCATAGAAAAGATATCCTTGAACCCGGATGCCGAGTTGGACATGCTGAGCAAGGTCACCTCCTCGATCTGA